A window from Pseudomonas alloputida encodes these proteins:
- the tsaD gene encoding tRNA (adenosine(37)-N6)-threonylcarbamoyltransferase complex transferase subunit TsaD gives MLVLGLETSCDETGVALYDSERGLLADALFSQIDLHRVFGGVVPELASRDHVKRMLPLIRQVLDEAGCVATEIDAIAYTAGPGLVGALLVGASCAQALAFAWDIPAIGVHHMEGHLLAPMLEENPPEFPFVALLVSGGHTQLVRVDGIGQYELLGESLDDAAGEAFDKTAKLIGLNYPGGPEIARLAEQGVPGRFVFPRPMTDRPGLEFSFSGLKTFALNTWQQCKNAGDDSEQTRCDLSLAFQQAVVETLTIKCKRALKQTGLKRLVIAGGVSANKALRASLEDMLGSIKGNVYYARPQFCTDNGAMIAYAGCQRLLAGQQQDLAISVQARWPMEQLPPL, from the coding sequence ATGCTAGTACTGGGATTGGAAACATCCTGCGACGAAACCGGCGTCGCATTATACGACAGTGAACGCGGTTTGTTGGCCGACGCACTGTTCAGCCAGATCGACCTGCACCGCGTCTTCGGCGGCGTGGTGCCCGAGCTTGCCTCGCGTGATCACGTCAAGCGCATGCTGCCGCTCATCCGCCAGGTGCTGGACGAGGCAGGTTGCGTTGCCACCGAAATCGACGCCATCGCCTACACCGCAGGCCCCGGCCTGGTCGGCGCCTTGCTGGTGGGCGCTTCCTGCGCCCAGGCGCTGGCCTTTGCCTGGGACATCCCGGCGATCGGTGTGCACCACATGGAGGGTCACCTGCTGGCACCCATGCTGGAAGAAAACCCGCCAGAGTTTCCGTTCGTCGCTTTGTTGGTTTCCGGTGGACATACCCAGCTGGTTCGGGTCGATGGCATCGGTCAGTACGAACTGTTGGGCGAAAGCCTGGACGATGCTGCCGGTGAAGCGTTCGACAAGACCGCCAAGCTGATCGGCCTCAATTATCCTGGTGGTCCGGAAATCGCGCGTCTGGCCGAGCAAGGTGTGCCTGGGCGCTTCGTGTTCCCGCGGCCAATGACCGATCGGCCAGGCCTGGAATTCAGCTTCAGTGGCCTCAAGACCTTCGCCCTGAACACCTGGCAGCAATGCAAGAATGCTGGCGACGACAGTGAGCAAACCCGTTGCGACCTGTCCCTGGCATTCCAGCAGGCGGTGGTGGAGACTTTGACCATCAAGTGCAAGCGGGCGCTCAAGCAGACCGGCCTCAAGCGGCTGGTCATCGCGGGTGGCGTGAGTGCCAACAAGGCCCTGCGCGCGTCCCTGGAGGACATGCTCGGTAGCATCAAGGGCAACGTGTACTACGCGCGTCCGCAATTCTGTACCGACAATGGTGCGATGATCGCCTACGCCGGTTGCCAGCGCCTGCTGGCCGGGCAGCAGCAAGACCTGGCGATCAGCGTGCAGGCACGCTGGCCGATGGAACAGTTGCCGCCGCTGTAA
- the plsY gene encoding glycerol-3-phosphate 1-O-acyltransferase PlsY, with amino-acid sequence MFWLLALLAYLLGSLSFAIVLSRLSGSPDPRSSGSGNAGATNMLRLAGRKLAILTLLGDLCKGLLPVLLARAAGLDLHAQAWVGICAVLGHLFPLYFRFKGGKGVATAAGMLMALYFPAALLAIGAWLLTFYLTRTSSLAALIATPLTLPLLAWREPEALLPISVLTVMIVWRHRNNLRDLFAGRERHF; translated from the coding sequence ATGTTTTGGTTACTGGCGTTGCTCGCCTACCTGCTCGGCTCGCTGTCCTTCGCCATTGTTCTCAGCCGCCTCTCGGGCAGCCCGGACCCGCGTTCCAGCGGCTCAGGCAATGCCGGCGCCACCAACATGCTACGCCTGGCAGGCCGTAAACTGGCGATCCTGACCCTGCTAGGCGACCTGTGCAAGGGCCTTTTGCCTGTATTGCTCGCCCGCGCTGCCGGGCTGGACCTGCACGCGCAGGCCTGGGTGGGCATATGCGCAGTGCTGGGCCACCTGTTCCCCCTGTACTTCCGTTTCAAGGGCGGCAAGGGCGTGGCGACGGCTGCCGGCATGCTCATGGCCCTGTACTTTCCGGCCGCGCTGCTGGCCATCGGCGCCTGGCTGCTGACCTTCTACCTCACGCGCACCAGCTCACTGGCCGCGCTGATTGCCACGCCACTCACCTTGCCATTGCTGGCCTGGCGCGAGCCCGAAGCCCTGCTGCCGATCAGCGTACTGACAGTGATGATCGTGTGGCGCCACCGCAACAACCTGCGCGACTTGTTTGCAGGGCGCGAACGGCACTTCTGA
- the folB gene encoding dihydroneopterin aldolase, translated as MDRVFIEGLEVDTVIGAYDWERDIRQCLRLDLSFAWDNRPAAAGDDLNLALDYASVSARIQAFAEQARFELVETFAERLVATLMDEFHIPWVRLKLTKPGAVPAARGGVGVEIERGCL; from the coding sequence TTGGACAGAGTGTTCATCGAAGGCCTGGAAGTCGATACCGTCATCGGTGCCTATGACTGGGAGCGGGATATTCGCCAGTGCTTGCGCCTGGACCTGAGCTTTGCCTGGGACAACCGCCCGGCCGCCGCCGGAGACGACCTGAACCTGGCGCTGGATTACGCCAGTGTGTCGGCGCGCATCCAGGCGTTTGCCGAACAGGCCCGTTTCGAGCTGGTTGAGACATTTGCCGAGCGCCTGGTGGCAACCCTGATGGACGAGTTCCACATCCCCTGGGTGCGCTTGAAGCTGACCAAGCCGGGCGCGGTGCCGGCGGCCCGTGGTGGTGTTGGCGTGGAGATCGAGCGCGGATGTCTCTGA
- the folK gene encoding 2-amino-4-hydroxy-6-hydroxymethyldihydropteridine diphosphokinase translates to MSLSTVYLGLGSNIDREAHLCAGLDALAGILTDMRCSPAFESQAVGIKSGPFINFVVTGQTALPLIELDRRLKFIEADNGRYAPDRKGLPLDIDVLMYDDLHGTFDGLVLPRAEILKNAFVLWPLSLLAPDLVHPGVGKCMAQLWQEAQIDQVLAPVAFEWRGLQLTPA, encoded by the coding sequence ATGTCTCTGAGCACGGTTTACCTGGGCCTGGGCAGCAACATCGACCGTGAGGCGCATTTGTGCGCCGGGCTCGATGCGTTGGCTGGCATCCTGACTGACATGCGCTGTTCGCCGGCCTTCGAAAGCCAGGCGGTGGGCATCAAGAGCGGGCCGTTCATCAACTTCGTGGTGACGGGGCAAACCGCGTTGCCGTTGATCGAGCTGGACCGCCGGCTGAAGTTCATCGAGGCCGACAATGGCCGCTATGCACCGGACCGCAAAGGGTTGCCGCTGGATATCGACGTGCTGATGTATGACGATTTGCACGGTACCTTCGATGGGCTGGTATTGCCCCGGGCCGAGATTCTGAAGAACGCTTTTGTGCTGTGGCCGCTGTCGTTGCTGGCGCCCGACCTGGTGCATCCGGGTGTGGGCAAGTGCATGGCGCAGCTGTGGCAGGAAGCGCAGATCGATCAGGTACTGGCCCCCGTGGCCTTTGAGTGGCGCGGGTTGCAGTTGACGCCCGCTTGA
- a CDS encoding multifunctional CCA addition/repair protein: MHIYKVGGAVRDRLLGRPVSDIDWLVVGATVEEMLANGYRPVGADFPVFLHPKTGEEYALARTERKSGRGYGGFTFHASPDVTLEEDLIRRDLTINAMAEDEAGTVYDPYQGKNDLDQRLLRHVSPAFAEDPLRVLRVARFAARYAPLGFRVADETLALMRQISASGELQALTAERSWKEIERALMEVQPQVFFKVLSACGALQELLPELDDGSRTLAALEQAAAHEQPLNVRWACLLRGLPPTSIKAVNQRLKAPRECQELAMLTGECLAQGNQALELPATALLELLQKFDVYRRPQRFEDFLTVCEMAARGDGEQGYPQADYLRGAAAAARAVDVKPLVQAGLTGQALGEALKGERLKALEAYQRG; the protein is encoded by the coding sequence ATGCACATCTACAAAGTTGGCGGCGCCGTGCGCGACCGTTTGCTCGGCCGCCCTGTCAGCGATATCGACTGGCTGGTGGTGGGCGCCACCGTCGAAGAAATGCTAGCAAATGGCTATCGGCCGGTGGGAGCCGATTTCCCGGTGTTCCTGCACCCGAAAACCGGTGAGGAATACGCCCTGGCGCGCACCGAGCGCAAGAGTGGGCGAGGCTACGGCGGGTTCACTTTTCACGCCAGCCCCGACGTAACCCTGGAAGAAGACCTGATCCGCCGCGACCTCACCATCAATGCGATGGCCGAGGATGAGGCGGGCACAGTCTACGACCCCTACCAAGGCAAGAACGATCTGGATCAACGCCTGCTACGCCATGTTTCCCCGGCATTCGCCGAAGATCCTTTGCGGGTGCTGCGCGTTGCACGCTTTGCTGCCCGTTACGCACCACTGGGGTTCCGGGTTGCCGATGAAACCTTGGCGCTGATGCGCCAGATCAGCGCCTCAGGCGAACTGCAGGCACTCACTGCCGAGCGCAGCTGGAAGGAAATCGAGCGCGCGCTGATGGAAGTGCAACCGCAGGTATTCTTCAAGGTGCTGAGCGCGTGTGGGGCCCTGCAGGAGCTGCTGCCTGAGCTCGATGACGGCTCCCGGACATTGGCGGCGCTGGAGCAGGCGGCGGCGCACGAACAACCGCTGAACGTGCGCTGGGCCTGCCTGTTGCGGGGGTTGCCACCGACATCGATCAAAGCCGTCAACCAGCGCCTGAAGGCACCGCGAGAGTGCCAGGAACTGGCCATGCTGACCGGGGAATGCCTGGCGCAGGGTAATCAGGCGCTCGAACTGCCTGCCACGGCACTGCTGGAGCTGTTGCAGAAATTCGATGTTTACCGACGGCCGCAGCGATTTGAGGATTTTTTGACCGTTTGCGAGATGGCGGCGCGGGGCGATGGCGAGCAGGGTTACCCACAGGCCGATTACCTGCGAGGCGCAGCAGCGGCGGCGCGAGCGGTGGATGTGAAGCCGTTGGTGCAAGCCGGGCTGACCGGTCAGGCACTGGGCGAAGCACTCAAAGGTGAACGGCTGAAAGCGCTCGAGGCTTACCAGCGCGGTTAG
- a CDS encoding SpoVR family protein — MTARAQRRQPISTGSEWTFELIQTYDREISRLAERYALDTYPNQIEVITAEQMMDAYASVGMPLGYHHWSYGKQFLSTEKSYSRGQMGLAYEIVINSDPCIAYLMEENTMCMQALVIAHACYGHNSFFKGNYLFRTWTDASSIIDYLVFAKQYIAQCEERHGIDAVEDLIDSCHALMNYGVDRYKRPYPISAEEERRRQQEREEHLQRQINDLWRTIPKNAEKGNDRDEGRFPAEPQENILYFIEKNAPLLEPWQREVVRIVRKIAQYFYPQRQTQVMNEGWATFWHYTLMNDLYDEGLITEGFMMEFLQSHTSVVFQPGFDSPYYSGINPYALGFAMYTDIRRMCENPTEEDRHWFPEIAGSDWLSTIKFAMSSFKDESFILQYLSPKVMRDLKLFSILDDDQRDDLLVPAIHDEAGYRVIREQLAAQYNLGNREPNVQIWSVDRRGDRSLTLRHQQHNRKPLGDSTDEVLKHLHRLWGFDIHLETVQGEQVMSTHHMPPRGEHSESADYGRMDLAVIHHL; from the coding sequence ATGACCGCCAGAGCACAGAGACGCCAACCCATTTCCACTGGGTCCGAGTGGACGTTCGAGCTGATCCAGACCTACGACCGGGAAATCAGCCGCTTGGCCGAGCGTTACGCCCTGGACACCTACCCCAACCAGATCGAGGTCATCACTGCCGAACAGATGATGGACGCCTACGCCTCGGTCGGCATGCCGCTGGGCTACCACCACTGGTCCTACGGCAAGCAGTTCCTCAGTACGGAAAAGTCCTACAGCCGCGGCCAGATGGGCCTGGCCTACGAGATCGTGATCAACTCCGACCCTTGTATCGCCTACCTGATGGAAGAAAACACCATGTGCATGCAGGCACTGGTGATTGCGCACGCCTGCTACGGCCATAACAGTTTTTTCAAAGGCAATTACCTGTTCCGTACCTGGACTGACGCCAGTTCGATCATCGACTACCTGGTGTTCGCCAAGCAGTACATCGCCCAGTGCGAAGAGCGCCACGGCATCGATGCTGTGGAGGACTTGATCGACTCCTGCCATGCCCTGATGAACTACGGTGTCGACCGCTACAAGCGGCCTTACCCTATTTCTGCGGAAGAAGAGCGGCGCCGGCAACAGGAGCGCGAAGAGCATCTTCAGCGTCAGATCAACGACCTTTGGCGGACAATTCCGAAAAACGCCGAAAAGGGTAACGACCGCGATGAGGGGCGCTTCCCCGCCGAACCGCAGGAAAACATCCTGTATTTCATCGAGAAGAACGCCCCACTGCTCGAACCCTGGCAGCGTGAAGTAGTGCGCATCGTGCGCAAGATCGCCCAGTACTTCTACCCGCAGCGCCAGACCCAGGTCATGAACGAGGGTTGGGCAACCTTCTGGCACTACACCCTGATGAACGACCTGTACGACGAAGGGCTGATTACCGAAGGCTTCATGATGGAGTTCTTGCAGTCGCACACCAGCGTGGTGTTCCAGCCCGGCTTCGACAGCCCGTACTACAGCGGCATCAACCCCTACGCACTGGGCTTTGCGATGTACACCGACATCCGCCGCATGTGCGAAAACCCCACCGAGGAAGATCGCCACTGGTTCCCCGAAATTGCCGGCAGCGACTGGCTTTCTACCATCAAGTTCGCCATGAGCAGCTTCAAGGACGAGAGCTTCATCCTGCAGTACCTGTCGCCCAAGGTGATGCGCGACCTCAAGCTGTTCAGCATCCTCGATGACGACCAGCGCGACGACCTGCTGGTGCCCGCCATCCATGATGAGGCCGGCTACCGGGTGATTCGGGAGCAGCTGGCAGCGCAGTACAACCTGGGCAACCGTGAACCGAACGTTCAGATCTGGAGCGTCGACCGCCGCGGAGACCGCTCGCTGACCCTGCGACACCAGCAACACAACCGCAAACCGCTGGGCGACTCGACCGACGAAGTGCTAAAGCACCTGCATCGCCTGTGGGGCTTCGATATCCACCTGGAGACCGTGCAAGGCGAGCAAGTGATGAGTACTCACCACATGCCGCCGCGCGGCGAGCATAGCGAAAGCGCCGACTATGGCCGCATGGACCTGGCTGTTATCCACCACCTCTGA
- a CDS encoding YeaH/YhbH family protein: protein MSYVIDRRLNGKNKSTVNRQRFLRRYREHIKKAVEEAVSRRSIMDMEHGEQISIPGRDIDEPVLHHGRGGKQTIVHPGNKEFTAGEHIPRPQGGGGGGGRGKAGNSGEGMDEFVFQITQEEFLEFMFEDLELPNLVKRHLTGADTFKTVRAGIANEGNPSRINIVRTLRSAHARRIALTGSSRALLREAQKELDRLRVEEPDNFTDIQEVEQEIERLKARINRLPFLDTFDLKYNLLVKQPNPSSKAVMFCLMDVSGSMTQATKDIAKRFFILLYLFLKRNYERIEVVFIRHHTSAREVDEEEFFYSRETGGTIVSSALKLMQEIMAERYPASDWNIYAAQASDGDNWNDDSPICRDILSKQIMPHVQYYTYVEITPREHQALWYEYERIGDAFPDTFAQQQLVSAGDIYPVFRELFQRRLAT from the coding sequence ATGAGCTACGTTATAGACCGACGCCTGAACGGCAAGAACAAGAGCACGGTCAACCGCCAGCGCTTCCTGCGGCGGTACCGCGAACATATCAAGAAGGCCGTCGAAGAGGCGGTGAGCCGCCGTTCCATCATGGATATGGAACATGGCGAGCAGATCAGTATTCCCGGGCGCGACATCGACGAACCGGTCTTGCATCATGGTCGTGGGGGCAAACAGACCATCGTGCATCCTGGCAACAAAGAATTCACTGCCGGTGAACACATCCCACGGCCGCAAGGCGGTGGAGGCGGTGGCGGTCGCGGCAAGGCCGGCAATTCCGGCGAGGGCATGGACGAGTTCGTCTTCCAGATCACCCAGGAAGAATTTCTCGAATTCATGTTCGAAGACCTTGAGCTACCCAACCTGGTCAAACGTCACCTGACTGGCGCCGACACCTTCAAGACTGTTCGCGCCGGCATCGCCAACGAAGGCAACCCGTCACGCATCAATATCGTGCGCACCCTGCGCTCGGCCCATGCCCGGCGTATCGCCCTGACCGGCAGCAGCCGCGCCCTGCTGCGCGAAGCACAAAAGGAACTCGATCGCCTGCGGGTCGAAGAGCCGGACAATTTCACCGATATCCAGGAAGTCGAACAGGAAATCGAGCGCCTGAAGGCACGTATCAACCGCCTGCCCTTCCTCGACACCTTCGACCTCAAGTACAACCTGCTGGTCAAGCAACCCAACCCCAGCTCGAAGGCAGTGATGTTCTGCCTGATGGACGTATCCGGTTCGATGACCCAAGCCACCAAGGACATCGCAAAGCGCTTCTTCATCCTGCTGTACCTGTTCCTCAAGCGTAACTACGAGCGCATCGAAGTCGTGTTCATTCGCCACCACACCAGTGCCCGGGAAGTCGATGAAGAAGAGTTCTTCTACTCGCGGGAAACCGGCGGCACCATCGTCTCCAGTGCCCTAAAGCTGATGCAGGAGATCATGGCCGAGCGTTACCCGGCCAGCGACTGGAACATCTATGCCGCGCAGGCTTCTGATGGCGACAACTGGAACGACGACTCACCCATCTGCCGCGACATCCTCTCCAAACAGATCATGCCGCATGTGCAGTACTACACTTACGTTGAGATCACCCCCCGTGAACACCAGGCGCTGTGGTATGAATACGAGCGTATCGGAGATGCTTTCCCCGACACGTTCGCCCAGCAGCAGTTGGTATCGGCCGGCGATATCTACCCGGTCTTCCGTGAACTCTTCCAGCGCAGGTTAGCCACATGA
- a CDS encoding PrkA family serine protein kinase, whose product MSIFSHFQQRFESTRQEELSLQEYLELCKEDRSAYASAAERLLLAIGEPELIDTSTNSRLSRIFSNKVIRRYPAFADFHGMEECIDQIVSYFRHAAQGLEEKKQILYLLGPVGGGKSSLAEKLKQLMEKVPFYAIKGSPVFESPLGLFNATEDGAILEEEFGIPRRYLNTIMSPWATKRLQEFGGDISKFKVVKLYPSILNQIAIAKTEPGDENNQDISALVGKVDIRKLEEYPQNDADAYSYSGALCRANQGLMEFVEMFKAPIKVLHPLLTATQEGNYNSTEGLGAIPYTGILLAHSNESEWHTFRNNKNNEAFIDRIYIVKVPYCLRVSDEIKIYDKLLVNSSLSKAHCAPDTLKMLAQFTVLSRLKEPENSNIYSKMRVYDGENLKDTDPKAKSIQEYRDSAGVDEGMNGLSTRFAFKILSKVFNFDPHEIAANPVHLLYVLEQQIEQEQFPAEVRERYLRYLKEYLAPRYIEFIGKEIQTAYLESYSEYGQNIFDRYVLYADFWIQDQEYRDPETGEILNRIALNEELEKIEKPAGISNPKDFRNEIVNFVLRARANNNGKNPSWLSYEKLRVVIEKKMFSNTEDLLPVISFNAKASKEDQKKHNDFVTRMVERGYTDKQVRLLSEWYLRVRKSQ is encoded by the coding sequence ATGAGTATTTTTAGCCACTTCCAACAACGTTTCGAGTCTACGCGCCAGGAAGAACTCTCGCTGCAGGAGTACCTCGAGCTGTGCAAAGAGGATCGCAGTGCCTACGCATCGGCGGCCGAACGGCTGTTGCTGGCCATCGGTGAGCCAGAGCTGATCGACACCTCTACCAACTCCAGGCTGTCGCGCATCTTCTCCAACAAGGTTATCCGCCGCTATCCGGCCTTTGCCGACTTCCATGGCATGGAAGAGTGCATCGACCAGATCGTGTCGTACTTCCGCCACGCCGCCCAAGGCCTGGAAGAGAAGAAACAGATCCTCTATCTGCTGGGCCCGGTAGGCGGCGGCAAGTCCTCGCTTGCGGAAAAACTCAAGCAGCTGATGGAAAAGGTGCCCTTCTACGCGATCAAGGGCTCGCCGGTATTCGAGTCACCTCTGGGCTTGTTCAATGCCACCGAAGATGGGGCCATTCTCGAGGAAGAGTTCGGCATCCCACGGCGCTACCTCAACACCATCATGTCGCCTTGGGCCACCAAGCGCCTGCAGGAGTTTGGCGGTGACATCTCCAAGTTCAAGGTGGTGAAGCTGTACCCGTCGATTCTTAACCAGATCGCCATTGCCAAGACCGAACCCGGCGATGAAAACAACCAGGACATCTCGGCCCTGGTCGGCAAGGTCGATATCCGCAAACTTGAGGAATACCCACAGAACGACGCCGACGCCTATAGCTACTCGGGCGCGCTTTGCCGGGCCAACCAGGGCCTGATGGAATTCGTCGAAATGTTCAAGGCGCCGATCAAGGTCCTGCACCCCTTGCTCACCGCCACCCAGGAAGGCAACTACAACAGTACCGAAGGCCTTGGGGCGATCCCCTATACCGGCATTCTGCTGGCGCACTCCAACGAATCGGAGTGGCACACCTTCCGTAACAACAAGAACAACGAAGCGTTCATCGACAGGATCTATATCGTCAAGGTGCCGTACTGCCTGCGGGTCAGCGATGAAATCAAGATCTACGACAAACTGCTGGTCAACAGCTCGCTGTCCAAGGCCCACTGTGCGCCAGATACGCTCAAGATGCTGGCTCAGTTCACAGTGCTTTCGCGCCTGAAAGAGCCCGAGAACTCCAATATCTATTCCAAGATGCGCGTTTACGACGGGGAAAACCTCAAGGACACCGATCCAAAGGCCAAGTCGATCCAGGAATACCGGGACTCTGCGGGTGTCGACGAAGGCATGAACGGCCTGTCGACTCGCTTCGCCTTCAAGATCCTGTCCAAGGTGTTCAACTTCGACCCACACGAAATTGCCGCCAACCCGGTGCACCTGCTGTATGTCCTCGAACAGCAGATCGAACAGGAGCAATTCCCGGCTGAAGTGCGCGAACGCTATCTGCGCTACCTGAAGGAATACCTGGCACCTCGCTACATCGAGTTTATCGGCAAGGAAATCCAGACTGCCTACCTGGAGTCCTACAGCGAATACGGCCAGAACATCTTCGACCGCTACGTGCTGTATGCAGATTTCTGGATCCAGGATCAGGAATACCGCGACCCGGAAACCGGCGAAATTCTCAACCGCATTGCGCTCAACGAGGAACTGGAGAAGATCGAGAAACCGGCTGGCATCAGCAACCCGAAAGACTTCCGCAACGAGATCGTCAACTTCGTACTGCGCGCACGCGCCAACAACAATGGCAAGAATCCAAGCTGGCTGAGCTATGAAAAGCTGCGGGTCGTGATCGAGAAGAAAATGTTCTCCAACACCGAAGACCTGCTGCCGGTCATCAGCTTCAACGCCAAGGCCAGCAAAGAGGACCAGAAGAAACACAACGACTTCGTCACCCGGATGGTGGAGCGTGGCTATACCGACAAACAGGTGCGCCTGCTGTCGGAATGGTACCTGCGGGTCAGGAAATCGCAATAA
- the glpE gene encoding thiosulfate sulfurtransferase GlpE, with amino-acid sequence MSEFKRIPPEQALELRKKEGAVVVDIRDPQAFAAGHITGARHLDNHSVADFIRNADLDAPTLVVCYHGNSSQSAAAYLVGQGFSDVYSVDGGFELWRATYPAETAQGNAE; translated from the coding sequence ATGAGCGAATTCAAGCGCATCCCTCCTGAGCAGGCCTTGGAGCTTCGCAAGAAAGAAGGTGCGGTCGTCGTCGACATTCGCGACCCGCAGGCCTTCGCCGCCGGCCACATCACCGGCGCCCGGCACCTGGATAACCACTCGGTCGCTGATTTCATCCGCAACGCCGACCTCGACGCGCCCACCCTGGTGGTCTGCTATCACGGAAATTCCAGCCAAAGTGCTGCCGCCTACCTGGTAGGCCAGGGTTTCTCCGACGTGTACAGCGTGGACGGAGGCTTCGAACTGTGGCGCGCGACCTACCCGGCCGAGACCGCCCAGGGCAACGCTGAATAA
- a CDS encoding symmetrical bis(5'-nucleosyl)-tetraphosphatase — protein MATYAVGDLQGCLQPLKCLLDRVSFNPAVDRLWLVGDLVNRGPESLETLRFLYSIRHSLVCVLGNHDLHLLAAWHNVERLKKSDTLREIIEAPDADQLFDWLRQQKLLHYDEPRGIALVHAGIPPQWTLGKALELAAEVEEVLRDDTRLQLYLDGMYGNEPNKWSKNLAGVERLRVITNYFTRMRFCTADGKLDLKSKEGLGSAPKGYKAWYAHKDRRSRHVKIIFGHWAALQGEVTEPDVIALDTGCVWGGAMTLYNVDSGEYHRCDCADDGTLRQPAQPTTLNDHT, from the coding sequence ATGGCCACCTACGCCGTCGGTGACCTGCAGGGCTGCCTGCAGCCGCTCAAATGCCTGCTCGATCGCGTCAGTTTCAACCCCGCCGTCGACCGCCTGTGGCTGGTCGGCGACCTGGTCAACCGCGGCCCCGAGTCACTGGAAACCCTGCGCTTCCTGTACTCGATCCGTCATTCACTGGTCTGCGTGCTGGGCAACCATGACCTGCACCTGCTGGCCGCCTGGCACAACGTCGAGCGCCTCAAGAAAAGCGACACACTGCGCGAGATCATCGAAGCGCCGGACGCCGACCAACTGTTCGACTGGCTGCGCCAGCAAAAGCTGCTGCATTACGACGAGCCCCGCGGCATCGCCCTGGTTCACGCCGGCATACCGCCACAATGGACCCTTGGCAAAGCCCTGGAACTCGCCGCCGAGGTCGAGGAAGTGCTGCGTGACGACACCCGCCTGCAGCTGTACCTCGACGGCATGTATGGCAACGAGCCGAACAAGTGGAGCAAGAACCTCGCCGGCGTCGAACGCCTGCGGGTCATCACCAACTACTTCACCCGCATGCGCTTCTGCACGGCCGATGGCAAACTCGACCTCAAGAGCAAGGAAGGCCTGGGTAGCGCGCCCAAAGGCTACAAAGCCTGGTACGCGCACAAGGACCGCCGCTCACGCCACGTGAAGATCATCTTTGGCCATTGGGCCGCTCTGCAGGGTGAGGTCACCGAGCCCGACGTCATCGCCCTGGACACTGGCTGCGTATGGGGTGGCGCCATGACCCTGTACAACGTCGACAGCGGCGAATACCACCGCTGCGACTGCGCCGACGACGGCACCCTGCGCCAGCCGGCACAACCCACTACACTCAACGACCACACCTGA
- the apaG gene encoding Co2+/Mg2+ efflux protein ApaG, translating into MSDPRYQIDVSVVTRYLKEQSDPENSRFAFAYTITVQNNGSLSAKLLSRHWLITNGDGEVEEVRGAGVVGQQPNIDPGQSHTYSSGAVISTRVGTMQGSYQMFAEDGKRFDAEIAPFRLAVPGALH; encoded by the coding sequence ATGTCCGACCCCCGCTATCAAATCGACGTCAGCGTCGTGACCCGCTACCTGAAAGAACAATCCGACCCCGAAAACAGTCGCTTCGCTTTCGCCTACACCATTACCGTGCAGAACAACGGCTCGCTCAGTGCCAAGTTGCTGTCGCGCCACTGGCTGATCACCAACGGTGACGGCGAGGTAGAGGAAGTACGCGGCGCCGGCGTGGTCGGCCAGCAACCCAACATCGACCCTGGCCAGAGCCACACTTACAGCAGTGGTGCCGTCATCAGCACCCGCGTTGGCACCATGCAGGGCAGCTACCAGATGTTCGCCGAGGACGGTAAGCGCTTCGACGCCGAGATTGCCCCCTTCCGGCTGGCAGTGCCCGGAGCGCTGCACTGA